Proteins encoded within one genomic window of Geotalea daltonii FRC-32:
- the nadC gene encoding carboxylating nicotinate-nucleotide diphosphorylase encodes MIGLDRIIENALMEDIHTGDLTTQAVMRENRAMRATLKAKENLVLAGIKVAARVFHILDNSIIFDAHFADGSRIEKGATLAEISGDASFLLQGERVALNLLQRMCGVATQTAAYVEAVKGTGARVVDTRKTTPGLRILEKYAVRIGGGINHRTGLYDGILIKENHIAAAGGITEAINRARAYIPHTLKIEVETENLTEVTEALAAGADIIMLDNMDVVTMREAVAMIGGRALTEASGGVNLSTVRQIAETGVDIISVGALTHSVRAMDISMLMEGC; translated from the coding sequence ATGATCGGTCTGGACAGGATAATAGAAAACGCCCTGATGGAGGATATTCATACCGGCGATCTTACCACCCAGGCTGTGATGCGTGAAAACAGGGCAATGCGTGCCACGCTGAAAGCCAAGGAGAACCTGGTCTTGGCCGGTATCAAGGTCGCCGCCCGTGTCTTTCACATTCTCGACAATTCCATTATCTTCGATGCACATTTCGCCGACGGTTCCCGTATCGAGAAAGGGGCCACACTGGCGGAAATCTCCGGCGACGCTTCCTTTCTCCTCCAGGGGGAGCGGGTTGCCCTTAATCTTTTGCAGCGCATGTGCGGAGTGGCAACCCAGACTGCTGCCTATGTGGAAGCTGTCAAGGGGACCGGCGCACGAGTGGTGGATACGCGCAAAACGACCCCGGGGCTGAGAATTCTGGAAAAATATGCCGTCAGGATCGGCGGCGGTATCAATCACCGCACCGGTCTTTACGACGGAATTCTGATCAAGGAAAATCATATTGCAGCTGCCGGCGGCATTACCGAAGCGATCAATCGTGCCAGGGCCTATATTCCCCACACATTGAAGATCGAAGTGGAAACTGAGAACCTCACCGAGGTGACCGAAGCTCTTGCAGCGGGTGCCGACATCATCATGCTCGACAACATGGATGTAGTGACCATGCGTGAGGCGGTTGCCATGATCGGTGGCAGGGCTCTGACCGAAGCCTCCGGCGGGGTTAATCTGTCCACGGTCAGGCAGATTGCCGAAACCGGCGTTGATATCATCTCTGTCGGTGCACTGACCCATTCAGTGCGGGCCATGGATATTTCCATGCTCATGGAGGGGTGTTGA
- a CDS encoding type III pantothenate kinase has translation MLLVIDVGNSNIVLGIYDGDSLVRDWRVSTDKSKTTDEYGILVHELFRLAGIDFSRITDIIISSVVPTLTGVLEKLSLQYFDFKPYVVGPGIKTGMSIHYDNPKEVGADRIVNAVAGYEKHHTALIIVDFGTATTFDYVNKRGEYCGGAIAPGLMISMEALFQKASKLPRVEITKPPAIVAKNTVNSMQAGIFYGYVGLVDGIVTRMKGEGKENPKVIATGGLAGLIAPESTTIEEVDEYLTLEGLRILYQRNRES, from the coding sequence GTGCTTCTGGTAATTGACGTTGGCAACAGTAATATTGTTCTGGGAATCTATGACGGAGACAGCCTTGTCAGGGACTGGCGCGTATCTACGGATAAATCAAAGACTACCGACGAGTACGGCATCCTGGTACATGAGCTTTTCCGATTGGCGGGTATCGATTTTTCCCGCATTACCGATATAATTATCTCTTCTGTCGTGCCGACTCTCACGGGAGTGCTGGAGAAGCTTTCCCTGCAGTATTTCGACTTCAAACCATATGTAGTCGGGCCCGGCATCAAGACCGGCATGTCCATCCACTACGATAATCCCAAGGAAGTGGGAGCCGACCGCATAGTCAATGCCGTCGCCGGGTACGAAAAGCACCACACTGCCTTGATCATTGTCGATTTCGGCACTGCCACCACCTTTGATTATGTGAACAAGCGGGGTGAGTACTGCGGCGGGGCCATTGCCCCCGGTCTCATGATATCAATGGAAGCGCTGTTTCAGAAAGCGAGCAAACTGCCTCGAGTGGAGATTACAAAACCACCGGCAATAGTTGCTAAAAATACGGTCAACTCCATGCAGGCTGGCATTTTTTACGGTTATGTGGGGCTGGTTGACGGAATCGTGACAAGGATGAAGGGAGAGGGTAAGGAAAATCCGAAGGTTATCGCCACCGGGGGGCTTGCCGGACTGATCGCGCCGGAATCCACTACCATCGAGGAAGTGGACGAGTATTTGACCCTGGAGGGACTGCGGATACTGTACCAGAGAAACCGGGAGAGTTAA
- a CDS encoding biotin--[acetyl-CoA-carboxylase] ligase, with translation MKGTKLQTADLDKQTFNRRILQIFRDRKGDVISGEELSSMLGISRTAVWKHIKDLRRLGYTVLAVPARGYRMVSSPERLVAEEIAAGLPTKRIGKRIICLEETDSTNNVTFRLAEEGTAEGTVVIADAQSRGKGRLGRSWASPKGVNLYCSVVLRPSMPPVAASQLTFLSVVAVARAIELSTSLKAWIKWPNDILINGRKIAGLLNEMSAETEKVNFVVLGIGININMRQEQFPTDLRHPASSLYIESGAELDRNRFIRTLLKELDDLYDVYLQRGYGPVREEWLSRSQLYGRKARIDCQDRTMTGIIRGIDDMGALLLDLDGREERILSGDVTLL, from the coding sequence TTGAAAGGGACAAAGCTCCAGACCGCAGACCTGGATAAACAGACCTTCAACCGGCGAATCCTTCAGATATTCAGGGACAGGAAAGGGGATGTGATCTCTGGCGAAGAACTGAGCAGCATGCTCGGCATCTCCCGAACGGCCGTCTGGAAGCACATCAAGGACCTGCGCAGGCTTGGCTACACCGTCCTTGCTGTTCCGGCCAGGGGATATCGCATGGTATCCTCTCCGGAGCGTCTTGTAGCCGAAGAAATAGCTGCAGGACTTCCGACCAAACGGATCGGCAAAAGAATAATCTGCCTCGAAGAGACTGACTCCACCAACAATGTTACCTTCAGGCTGGCCGAAGAAGGTACCGCCGAAGGAACGGTGGTCATTGCCGATGCCCAGTCCCGTGGCAAGGGAAGGCTTGGCCGGTCATGGGCATCCCCCAAAGGGGTCAACCTCTATTGCTCGGTAGTGCTCAGGCCATCGATGCCGCCTGTAGCCGCATCTCAGCTAACCTTTCTCTCCGTGGTCGCCGTAGCCAGGGCCATCGAGCTTTCAACCAGCCTCAAGGCATGGATTAAATGGCCCAATGACATCCTGATCAATGGCAGGAAGATTGCCGGCCTCCTCAACGAGATGAGCGCGGAAACGGAAAAGGTGAATTTTGTCGTGCTCGGCATCGGCATCAACATCAACATGCGTCAGGAGCAGTTTCCGACAGACCTCCGTCATCCTGCCAGTTCGCTGTACATTGAAAGCGGAGCAGAACTGGATCGAAACCGGTTCATCCGTACGCTGCTCAAGGAACTTGATGACCTCTATGATGTCTATCTCCAGCGGGGATACGGTCCGGTCAGGGAGGAATGGCTGTCGCGCTCCCAGTTATATGGTCGCAAGGCCCGGATTGACTGCCAGGATCGGACTATGACGGGAATTATAAGAGGAATTGACGATATGGGCGCACTGCTGCTCGATCTGGACGGCCGGGAGGAACGTATTCTTTCCGGGGATGTGACGCTGCTGTAA
- a CDS encoding HAMP domain-containing protein, with protein sequence MVNQLMKIKSFSPKLTLVQRLVAGYAAMAFFTAAAIAFAIFGLFSVHKIATEIARNDLAILNATSKLRETMQAQERYAAKYQILKSSEFTDMFRGRELEFLDLLQKLAKSRQQPDVAPLLKSYEEYRINADRLFSGKGNPEALKSSTAQVFNAIDLIYNNTKDQLRVKLEAADEKEKFTIAWTIALSFTGFALAMTVASLFIYNVSTAIRRLKTATHKIAEGDFDYDPKIKADDEIGELARDFINMAARLKVLEQMSLDASPLTRLPGNIAIEGILNKRLQEDVPFAVCYADLDNLKAYNDHYGYIKASEVIKKAGEIIYEAVKAKAEDSAFVGHIGGDDFVMVVAMENSVPVCEAVIKMFDEEIRNHYTPDDLARGAIDAVDRYGVPRTFPIMTISIAITICRKGEFDSAVAIAKAAAEIKDYVKSMPGSNYLINRRKVKR encoded by the coding sequence ATGGTCAATCAGCTCATGAAAATTAAATCATTTTCACCAAAACTGACCCTTGTTCAAAGACTGGTTGCCGGTTATGCGGCAATGGCTTTTTTTACTGCCGCAGCAATCGCTTTCGCCATTTTCGGTCTTTTTTCCGTGCATAAGATAGCCACCGAGATTGCCAGAAACGATCTGGCCATATTGAATGCAACGAGCAAGCTGCGGGAAACGATGCAGGCCCAGGAAAGATATGCCGCAAAGTATCAGATACTGAAAAGCTCCGAATTCACGGATATGTTTCGTGGGCGGGAACTGGAGTTTCTTGATCTGTTGCAAAAACTGGCAAAAAGCAGGCAGCAGCCGGATGTTGCCCCTCTGTTAAAGAGCTATGAAGAGTATAGAATAAATGCCGACCGGCTGTTTTCAGGTAAGGGCAACCCGGAGGCGCTCAAAAGCTCCACCGCTCAAGTCTTCAACGCCATCGACCTCATTTATAACAATACCAAGGACCAGCTCAGGGTAAAGCTGGAGGCGGCTGACGAAAAGGAAAAATTCACCATCGCCTGGACCATTGCCCTCTCCTTCACAGGATTTGCATTGGCGATGACCGTGGCCAGCCTCTTCATCTATAATGTCTCCACCGCCATCAGAAGGCTGAAGACGGCAACCCACAAGATCGCCGAAGGGGATTTCGATTATGACCCGAAGATAAAGGCAGATGATGAGATCGGCGAACTGGCAAGGGATTTTATCAATATGGCGGCGAGACTCAAGGTACTGGAACAGATGAGCCTGGACGCCAGTCCACTGACCAGGCTACCGGGCAATATAGCAATAGAAGGCATTCTAAATAAAAGGCTGCAGGAAGACGTGCCCTTTGCCGTATGCTATGCTGATCTGGACAATCTGAAGGCCTATAACGACCATTACGGCTACATAAAAGCAAGCGAAGTCATCAAAAAGGCCGGCGAGATCATTTACGAGGCGGTAAAGGCGAAGGCGGAAGACAGTGCGTTTGTCGGCCACATCGGCGGGGACGACTTCGTCATGGTCGTTGCCATGGAAAATTCGGTTCCCGTTTGCGAGGCAGTCATCAAGATGTTCGACGAAGAGATCCGCAACCACTACACACCGGACGATCTGGCCAGAGGGGCGATCGATGCGGTAGACCGTTATGGAGTGCCGCGCACCTTTCCGATCATGACCATTTCCATTGCCATAACCATATGCCGAAAAGGGGAGTTTGACTCTGCCGTGGCCATTGCCAAAGCCGCCGCCGAAATCAAGGATTACGTCAAATCAATGCCGGGGAGCAATTACCTGATAAATCGGCGCAAGGTCAAAAGATGA